One window of Ralstonia pickettii DTP0602 genomic DNA carries:
- a CDS encoding type 4 fimbrial biogenesis PilY1 signal peptide (K02674: pilY1; type IV pilus assembly protein PilY1) encodes MTTNACRQRRLAAFAIALLTFAAVNGARAEDIDLFTGLQSNAGTKPNVLLLLDNASTWNASTIIKGCDTPDVVSANNAGTDVGAIQCALYRAVNTLVTNEQLAGNINMGLMMFGTGTNVGGQFRHPAAAPYTLPLMDKTNGPQFLEYIKSIDRQADNANNSQVGSGMQEAWAFFAGKKGLSGTQYTSPITNPCQKNFVIYIANAVNNGKPQDTGTVAKDALVAAGANATQLTQLKLDSAANKYESNWGDEWARFMYQTDVNGNVDNNQNIITYTIAVTDGKNPDYVESTRSMADNAGGKRYVVELGDVQALVDALLQIFNEMQAVNNVFSSVSLPVSVNGQGSYLNQIYIGMFRPDATAAPRWMGNLKQYKLGYDSNKQIVVLDANPSGPNQKSAISNAGTGFISPNAKSFWTAEPPLAFSGSSYSGSAVAGWPAKGFWVNSPSGAAGALDSADGVAGVIGGDGEIVEKGGAGEMLRTQIVTDQAARKLYTCPSGACTSKTLASFDTANTWLTDTTGQTALNSSAADVKNLINWVRGRDVGALGESTVAGKEQQKGPGGSVTVRGSVHGDVLHSRPVVINYGGTTGVVVFYGANDGVFHAVNGNQTTGINGVRPGGELWGFVPPEFYGKLGRLYTNAPEVQLSGSPTGSGAKPRDYFFDGTTTVFQDLRDPANPRVVIYLTARRGGRLVYALDVTNPVAPEFLWKSDSNQIAELGQTWSQPRVIRVKGYTNPLVVMGAGYDTAEDAEPSQGGGATGQGRGVIVFDALKGTVVRAWLADCTGLDATACSVPTGLNRAIPSDVAVVDRNGDGLIDKGYVGDMGGNVWRLDFETATGTGPAAWTLGKFASLGGAQSSNDARKFMYPPDVITTGAYDAVMIGSGDREHPLYTTSNVAGLAYNVTNRFYMLKDTALTGGLPATWTPLTDSSLFNATATVYADSGTSKGFYLTLGTGEKVVNAPLTVAGYTYFGTNTPSVPKTGVCYPDLGIARGYAVSFLTGKGLNDNRYVQFNNGGLPPSPVFGVVAVSDAQGNTSNVPVLIGGGNQTGPGGGDNTSSLGAQKISPPGIGKRKRTYWYTQADKQ; translated from the coding sequence ATGACGACCAACGCCTGCCGGCAGCGCCGCCTTGCGGCCTTCGCAATCGCCTTGCTTACCTTTGCGGCCGTGAACGGCGCGCGCGCCGAGGACATCGACTTGTTCACCGGCCTGCAGTCCAACGCCGGCACCAAGCCCAACGTGCTGCTGCTGCTGGACAACGCGTCCACATGGAACGCCAGCACCATCATCAAGGGCTGCGACACGCCCGATGTGGTCAGCGCCAACAATGCCGGCACCGATGTGGGCGCGATCCAGTGCGCGCTGTACCGCGCGGTCAACACGCTGGTGACCAACGAGCAGCTGGCCGGCAACATCAACATGGGCTTGATGATGTTCGGCACCGGCACAAACGTCGGCGGCCAGTTCCGCCATCCGGCGGCGGCGCCCTACACCCTGCCGCTGATGGATAAGACCAACGGCCCCCAGTTCCTCGAGTACATCAAGAGCATCGACCGCCAGGCCGACAACGCGAACAATTCGCAGGTGGGTTCCGGCATGCAGGAGGCGTGGGCCTTCTTTGCCGGCAAGAAGGGTTTGTCGGGCACGCAGTACACATCGCCGATCACCAACCCCTGCCAGAAGAACTTCGTCATCTATATCGCCAACGCGGTCAACAACGGCAAGCCGCAGGACACCGGAACCGTGGCCAAGGATGCGCTGGTGGCGGCGGGAGCCAATGCAACGCAGCTCACGCAGCTCAAGCTCGATTCGGCCGCCAACAAGTACGAGAGCAACTGGGGCGATGAATGGGCGCGGTTCATGTACCAGACGGACGTGAACGGCAACGTCGATAACAACCAGAACATCATCACCTACACCATCGCTGTCACGGACGGCAAGAATCCGGACTATGTCGAGTCGACCCGCAGCATGGCCGACAACGCCGGTGGCAAGCGCTACGTGGTGGAGCTGGGCGACGTGCAGGCGCTGGTCGATGCGCTGCTGCAGATCTTCAACGAGATGCAGGCAGTCAACAACGTGTTCTCGTCGGTGAGCCTGCCGGTCAGCGTGAACGGGCAGGGCTCGTACCTGAACCAGATCTACATCGGCATGTTCCGTCCCGACGCCACCGCGGCGCCGCGCTGGATGGGCAACCTGAAGCAATACAAGCTCGGCTACGACAGCAACAAGCAGATCGTGGTGCTGGACGCGAACCCGAGCGGGCCCAACCAGAAGAGCGCGATCAGCAACGCCGGCACGGGCTTTATCTCGCCCAATGCCAAGAGCTTCTGGACCGCGGAGCCGCCGCTGGCGTTCAGCGGCAGCAGCTATTCCGGCAGCGCTGTCGCCGGCTGGCCCGCCAAGGGCTTCTGGGTCAATAGCCCCTCGGGCGCGGCCGGGGCGCTGGACTCCGCGGACGGCGTTGCCGGTGTGATCGGCGGCGACGGCGAGATCGTCGAGAAGGGCGGCGCCGGCGAAATGCTGCGCACGCAGATCGTCACCGACCAGGCCGCGCGCAAGCTCTACACCTGCCCGTCGGGCGCGTGTACCAGCAAGACCCTGGCGTCGTTCGATACCGCCAACACCTGGCTGACCGACACCACCGGGCAGACGGCGCTGAACAGCAGCGCTGCCGACGTGAAGAACCTGATCAACTGGGTGCGCGGCCGCGACGTGGGGGCGCTGGGCGAGAGCACCGTGGCCGGCAAGGAACAGCAGAAGGGCCCCGGCGGCAGCGTCACGGTGCGCGGCTCGGTGCACGGCGATGTGCTGCACTCGCGCCCGGTGGTGATCAACTATGGCGGCACCACCGGCGTGGTGGTCTTCTATGGCGCCAATGACGGCGTCTTCCATGCGGTCAACGGCAATCAGACCACCGGCATCAATGGCGTGCGCCCCGGCGGCGAGCTGTGGGGCTTCGTGCCGCCGGAGTTCTACGGCAAGCTCGGCCGCCTCTACACCAACGCGCCCGAGGTGCAGCTGAGCGGCTCGCCGACCGGCTCAGGCGCCAAGCCGCGCGACTATTTCTTCGACGGCACCACCACGGTGTTCCAGGACCTGCGCGACCCGGCCAATCCGCGCGTGGTGATCTACCTGACGGCGCGGCGCGGCGGGCGGCTGGTCTATGCGCTGGACGTGACCAACCCGGTGGCGCCCGAGTTCCTGTGGAAGTCCGACAGCAACCAGATCGCCGAACTGGGCCAGACCTGGTCGCAGCCGCGCGTGATCCGCGTCAAGGGCTACACCAACCCGCTGGTGGTGATGGGCGCCGGCTACGATACCGCCGAAGACGCCGAGCCGTCGCAGGGCGGCGGCGCAACGGGGCAGGGGCGCGGCGTGATCGTGTTCGACGCGCTCAAGGGCACTGTGGTGCGGGCGTGGCTGGCCGATTGCACCGGCCTCGACGCCACCGCCTGCTCGGTACCCACCGGCCTGAACCGCGCCATCCCGTCAGACGTCGCGGTGGTGGACCGCAATGGCGACGGCCTGATCGACAAGGGCTATGTCGGCGACATGGGCGGCAATGTCTGGCGCCTGGATTTCGAGACCGCCACCGGCACGGGCCCGGCGGCCTGGACGCTGGGCAAGTTCGCCTCGCTGGGCGGCGCGCAGAGCAGCAACGATGCGCGCAAGTTCATGTACCCGCCCGACGTCATCACCACCGGCGCCTACGACGCGGTGATGATCGGCAGCGGCGACCGCGAGCATCCGCTATACACCACCAGCAACGTGGCGGGCCTGGCCTATAACGTCACCAACCGTTTCTACATGCTGAAGGACACCGCGCTCACCGGCGGGCTGCCGGCGACATGGACGCCGCTGACCGACAGCAGCCTGTTCAACGCCACCGCCACGGTGTATGCGGATTCGGGTACCAGCAAGGGCTTCTACCTGACGCTGGGGACCGGTGAGAAGGTGGTCAACGCGCCGCTGACGGTGGCCGGCTACACCTACTTCGGCACCAATACTCCCAGCGTGCCAAAGACCGGGGTCTGCTATCCGGACCTCGGCATCGCGAGGGGCTATGCGGTGTCGTTCCTGACGGGCAAGGGGCTTAACGACAACCGCTATGTCCAGTTCAACAACGGCGGCCTGCCGCCGTCGCCGGTGTTCGGCGTGGTGGCGGTGAGCGATGCCCAGGGTAACACCAGCAACGTGCCGGTGCTGATCGGCGGCGGCAACCAGACCGGGCCGGGCGGTGGCGACAATACCTCGTCGCTCGGTGCGCAGAAGATCTCGCCGCCGGGGATCGGCAAGCGCAAGCGGACTTACTGGTACACGCAGGCCGACAAGCAGTAG
- a CDS encoding RND transporter — protein MSRLTPVFAAAALLCGCAVGPDFHAPAPPDDAGYVRGPQPVATVAADTADAPGQAHAQTLAAGADVPAQWWSLFRSPALDATIRTALDASPTLAQARARLREAQENLAARTGATRWPAVDATLNTTRQQVDFQSLGITAFPSPGPFTLYGATVQVSYVLDLFGGQRRELEGLQAAVDYQRYELEAARLALAANVATAAIREAGLRAQLADTVAVAQAQQRQLGITEERLHAGGVARVEVQRQRAELAQTQALVPSLQRQLETTRHQLAVYTGQTPAAAQLPEFRLDDLHLPDTLPVSLPSSLARRRPDIRAAEALLHQASANIGVATANLYPQVTLSASGGTQATAARDLFSSLNVWSLAAGLVQPVFRGGELQARKRAAEAAYEQSLAAYRQAVLQGLQNVADSLRALEADAAALRERADSARQARDTLAVVSEQYQLGGVSQLTVLDAERQSRQASLELAQARADRLADSAALLQALGGGWWQEENGAVAAAP, from the coding sequence ATGTCTCGACTGACACCTGTGTTCGCCGCCGCCGCGCTGTTGTGCGGCTGCGCCGTCGGACCGGATTTCCACGCCCCCGCGCCGCCGGATGACGCCGGCTATGTGCGGGGCCCGCAGCCGGTGGCAACGGTTGCCGCCGACACCGCGGACGCGCCCGGCCAGGCGCACGCACAGACACTGGCCGCCGGCGCTGACGTGCCGGCGCAGTGGTGGTCCCTGTTCCGCAGCCCGGCGCTTGACGCCACCATCCGCACCGCGCTCGACGCCAGCCCCACGCTCGCCCAGGCCCGCGCCCGGCTGCGCGAGGCGCAGGAGAACCTGGCCGCGCGCACCGGGGCCACACGTTGGCCCGCGGTCGACGCAACGCTCAATACCACCCGTCAGCAGGTCGATTTCCAATCGCTGGGCATCACTGCGTTTCCCAGCCCCGGCCCGTTCACGCTGTACGGCGCCACGGTGCAGGTGTCATACGTGCTCGACCTGTTTGGCGGCCAGCGACGCGAACTGGAGGGATTGCAGGCGGCGGTGGACTACCAGCGCTACGAACTCGAAGCCGCGCGCCTGGCGCTGGCCGCCAACGTCGCCACCGCGGCGATCCGCGAAGCGGGCTTGCGCGCGCAGCTGGCCGATACGGTCGCGGTCGCGCAAGCCCAGCAGCGCCAGCTCGGCATCACCGAAGAACGCCTGCACGCAGGCGGCGTGGCGCGTGTGGAAGTGCAGCGCCAGCGCGCGGAACTGGCGCAGACGCAGGCGCTGGTGCCATCGCTGCAGCGACAACTCGAGACCACGCGCCACCAGCTCGCGGTCTACACCGGCCAGACGCCGGCCGCGGCCCAGTTGCCGGAATTCCGCCTCGACGACCTGCACCTGCCCGACACGCTGCCAGTCAGCCTGCCCTCCTCGCTGGCGCGCCGCCGCCCCGACATCCGTGCGGCCGAGGCGCTGCTGCACCAGGCCTCGGCCAATATCGGCGTGGCCACCGCCAACCTCTATCCGCAGGTGACGCTGAGCGCCAGCGGCGGCACCCAGGCCACCGCCGCGCGCGACCTGTTCAGCAGCCTCAATGTATGGAGCCTTGCCGCGGGGCTGGTGCAGCCGGTGTTCCGCGGCGGTGAATTGCAGGCGCGCAAGCGCGCGGCGGAGGCGGCTTATGAGCAGTCGCTGGCCGCGTATCGGCAAGCCGTGCTGCAGGGATTGCAGAACGTGGCCGACTCACTCCGCGCCCTCGAAGCCGACGCCGCCGCGCTGCGCGAACGCGCCGACAGCGCACGCCAGGCGCGCGACACGCTGGCGGTGGTGTCGGAGCAGTACCAGCTGGGCGGCGTCAGCCAGCTGACGGTGCTGGATGCGGAACGGCAATCCCGGCAGGCTTCGCTGGAACTGGCGCAGGCGCGCGCCGACCGGCTGGCGGATTCGGCGGCGTTGCTGCAGGCGTTGGGGGGTGGGTGGTGGCAGGAAGAAAACGGCGCCGTGGCAGCGGCGCCGTAA